Proteins co-encoded in one Paraburkholderia edwinii genomic window:
- a CDS encoding 23S rRNA (adenine(2030)-N(6))-methyltransferase RlmJ yields MLSYRHAFHAGNHADVLKHAVLVQLLQYLGQKDKAYWYIDTHAGAGVYALKEGYAAKSAESASGIEKLWKRTDLPPVLADYVEEVSALNPDGELRYYPGSPYLAWRLMRAQDRMRLFELHSTEIDVLRHNFRDAGKRAMLFAGDGIEGIKPLLPPAPRRGLVLIDPSYEDKRDYSRTLNCVEDGLKRFATGTFAVWYPQVTRPESQRFADQLKRLQEKNWLHVSLTVSSPPADGFGLFGSGMFIVNPPYTLPNAMKETMPWLVEALGQDKAAQFKVEFRLD; encoded by the coding sequence ATGCTCAGCTATCGACACGCCTTCCACGCCGGCAATCATGCCGACGTTCTGAAGCACGCCGTACTCGTGCAGTTGCTCCAGTATCTCGGCCAGAAAGACAAGGCGTACTGGTACATCGACACGCATGCCGGCGCCGGCGTATATGCGCTGAAAGAAGGCTACGCGGCCAAGTCGGCCGAGTCCGCAAGCGGCATTGAGAAGTTGTGGAAACGCACCGACCTGCCGCCGGTGCTCGCTGACTATGTCGAGGAAGTGTCGGCACTCAATCCGGACGGCGAGCTTCGTTACTACCCCGGCTCGCCCTATCTCGCGTGGCGCCTGATGCGCGCTCAGGACCGGATGCGTCTTTTCGAACTGCATAGCACCGAAATCGACGTGCTCCGGCACAACTTCCGCGATGCCGGCAAGCGGGCAATGCTGTTCGCGGGCGACGGAATCGAAGGCATCAAGCCGCTGCTGCCGCCGGCGCCACGGCGCGGGCTCGTGCTGATCGACCCGTCGTACGAGGACAAACGCGATTACTCGCGCACGCTCAATTGCGTCGAAGACGGTCTGAAGCGCTTTGCGACGGGCACGTTCGCAGTCTGGTATCCGCAGGTGACGCGTCCCGAATCGCAGCGGTTCGCGGATCAGCTCAAGCGCCTGCAGGAAAAGAACTGGCTGCATGTGTCGCTGACGGTTTCCAGCCCGCCGGCCGATGGTTTCGGCCTGTTCGGCAGCGGCATGTTCATCGTGAACCCGCCGTACACGCTGCCGAATGCCATGAAGGAAACGATGCCGTGGCTTGTCGAAGCATTAGGGCAAGACAAGGCGGCACAATTCAAGGTCGAGTTTAGGCTGGACTAA
- a CDS encoding potassium channel beta subunit family protein — translation MNYRRLGRSGLQVSELSIGSWVTYGNQVDRRVARESLAAARDAGINFFDNAEVYAGGKSEEIMGHALKELAWPRVSYVVSTKFFWGLNEAPNQYHTLNRKYLMNAIDGSLARLQLDYVDLVFCHRPDPHTPIEETVWAMSDIITRGKAQYWGTSEWSADEIRAAYEIAERHHLHKPVMEQPQYNLFCRKRVEEEYKRLYEDIGLGLTTWSPLASGLLTGKYRNGVPAGSRAELQGFDWLRNALTDTNKNNIVSKLGDVADELGCSLAQLALAWILKNPNVSTVITGASRVEQIGENMKAQDVAAKLTPEIMERIEAIVGDAHQ, via the coding sequence ATGAACTATCGTCGTCTGGGCCGCTCGGGCCTGCAGGTCAGCGAATTGTCGATCGGCTCGTGGGTCACGTACGGCAATCAGGTGGACCGTCGCGTCGCGCGCGAATCGCTCGCTGCGGCGCGCGACGCCGGCATCAATTTCTTCGATAACGCCGAAGTCTACGCAGGCGGCAAGTCCGAAGAAATCATGGGTCATGCACTCAAGGAGCTCGCGTGGCCGCGCGTTAGCTACGTCGTCTCCACGAAGTTCTTCTGGGGCCTCAATGAAGCGCCGAATCAGTATCACACGTTGAACCGGAAGTACCTGATGAACGCGATCGACGGCTCGCTTGCGCGTCTGCAGCTCGACTATGTCGATCTCGTGTTCTGCCATCGTCCCGATCCGCACACGCCGATCGAGGAAACGGTCTGGGCGATGAGCGACATCATCACACGCGGCAAGGCGCAGTACTGGGGCACGTCCGAATGGAGCGCCGATGAGATCCGCGCGGCCTACGAAATTGCCGAGCGGCACCATCTGCACAAGCCGGTCATGGAACAGCCGCAATACAACCTGTTTTGCCGCAAACGTGTCGAGGAAGAGTACAAGCGGCTTTACGAGGACATCGGCCTTGGCTTGACCACATGGAGTCCGCTTGCATCGGGCCTCCTGACCGGCAAGTATCGCAACGGCGTGCCGGCCGGCAGCCGCGCGGAACTGCAGGGATTCGACTGGCTGCGCAATGCGTTGACCGACACGAACAAGAACAATATCGTCAGCAAGCTCGGCGACGTTGCGGACGAACTTGGCTGCTCGCTCGCGCAACTGGCGCTCGCATGGATCCTGAAGAACCCGAACGTAAGCACCGTGATTACCGGCGCGTCGCGCGTCGAACAGATCGGCGAAAACATGAAGGCACAGGACGTCGCCGCGAAGTTGACGCCGGAAATCATGGAGCGCATTGAGGCGATTGTCGGCGACGCGCACCAGTAA
- a CDS encoding 3-hydroxybutyrate dehydrogenase, with the protein MSSLNTSLTGKVAVVTGAASGIGKQIALTLSQAGAAVAIADLNQDGANAVADEIRKAGGKAIGVAMDVTSEDAVNQGIDKVAAELGSVDILVSNAGIQIVNPIENYAFSDWKKMQAIHVDGAFLTTKAALKHMYKDDRGGVVIYMGSVHSHEASPLKSAYVAAKHALLGLSRVLAKEGAKHNVRSHVVCPGFVRTPLVDKQIPEQAKELGISEEEVVKRVMLGGTVDGVFTTVEDVAQTVLFLSAFPTAALTGQSFIVSHGWYMQ; encoded by the coding sequence ATGTCGTCACTGAATACGAGTCTCACGGGCAAGGTCGCGGTCGTCACGGGCGCGGCGAGCGGCATCGGCAAACAGATCGCGTTGACGCTGTCGCAAGCGGGCGCGGCCGTCGCCATCGCCGACCTGAACCAGGACGGCGCGAATGCGGTTGCCGATGAAATCCGGAAGGCGGGCGGCAAGGCAATCGGCGTTGCGATGGACGTGACAAGCGAAGACGCCGTCAATCAGGGCATCGACAAGGTCGCCGCCGAACTGGGCTCGGTCGATATCCTTGTTTCAAATGCCGGCATCCAGATCGTTAACCCGATCGAGAACTACGCGTTTTCCGACTGGAAGAAGATGCAGGCGATTCACGTCGATGGTGCGTTCCTCACCACGAAGGCAGCGCTCAAGCATATGTACAAGGACGATCGCGGCGGCGTCGTGATCTACATGGGCTCGGTGCATTCGCATGAGGCGTCGCCGCTCAAGTCCGCGTATGTGGCCGCCAAGCATGCGCTGCTCGGTCTCTCGCGCGTGCTTGCCAAGGAAGGCGCAAAGCATAACGTGCGTTCGCACGTCGTCTGTCCGGGCTTCGTGCGCACGCCGCTCGTCGACAAGCAGATTCCCGAGCAGGCGAAGGAACTCGGCATCAGCGAGGAAGAAGTCGTCAAGCGCGTGATGCTGGGCGGCACGGTGGATGGCGTGTTTACCACCGTCGAAGATGTCGCGCAGACCGTGCTGTTCCTGTCGGCGTTCCCGACCGCGGCATTGACCGGTCAGTCGTTTATCGTGAGCCACGGCTGGTACATGCAATAA
- a CDS encoding DUF3734 domain-containing protein — MAQRNVKEARAHAAGEGSGERVGANVGAAVSAAAADTAGSATASATASATASAADNAAASASARAAASAVASARASGRIELPQYETIALMLQGGGALGAYQAGVYQGLHEAGIVPNWLAGISIGALNTAIIAGNAPEHRVERLLEFWETICQPAFGPPLPPFVEHAFFNSTEAVRKAFTAMQAVGAIVDGQKGFFVPRFPPPLPTVSGPPQVASFYDTTPLKATLERLCDFDRINSGEMRVSVGAVNVATGNFAYFDNTHPNTVLKPEHFMASGALPPGFGAVEIDGQYYWDGGLMSNTPLYQVAQTTPRRDTLAFQVDLWSAVGPVPDNITDVQGRVKDIQYSSRTRYVTDTMQRTQRFRHVLRELLERVAPEHRDDPWCKLADELSCSKRYNVIHLIYRNKEYEGHYKDYQFGLSTMREHWQSGLEDIQASLAQPGWLDMPDNDSGFVTHDIHRDAR; from the coding sequence ATGGCACAACGCAACGTCAAAGAGGCCCGCGCGCACGCGGCCGGCGAGGGTAGCGGCGAGCGGGTTGGTGCGAACGTTGGTGCTGCGGTCAGCGCCGCTGCCGCGGATACTGCTGGCAGCGCGACTGCCAGCGCGACTGCCAGCGCGACTGCCAGCGCGGCTGACAACGCAGCTGCCAGCGCCTCTGCACGCGCGGCAGCCAGCGCAGTGGCCAGTGCACGCGCGAGCGGCCGCATCGAATTGCCGCAGTACGAGACGATCGCGCTGATGCTGCAAGGCGGCGGCGCGCTCGGCGCGTATCAGGCCGGTGTGTACCAGGGGCTCCACGAAGCGGGCATTGTGCCGAACTGGCTTGCCGGCATTTCGATCGGCGCATTGAATACGGCGATCATCGCCGGCAATGCGCCCGAGCATCGCGTCGAGCGGCTGCTCGAATTCTGGGAAACGATCTGCCAGCCAGCGTTCGGGCCGCCGTTGCCGCCATTCGTCGAACATGCTTTCTTCAACTCCACCGAGGCCGTTCGCAAGGCGTTCACCGCGATGCAGGCCGTCGGTGCGATTGTCGACGGGCAGAAGGGCTTTTTCGTGCCGCGCTTTCCGCCGCCGCTGCCGACCGTATCCGGCCCGCCGCAAGTCGCGAGCTTCTATGACACCACGCCGTTGAAGGCGACGCTCGAACGGCTCTGCGATTTCGATCGCATCAATTCCGGCGAAATGCGCGTATCGGTCGGGGCCGTCAACGTCGCCACCGGCAACTTCGCTTACTTCGACAACACGCACCCGAACACCGTGCTGAAGCCGGAGCACTTCATGGCGTCGGGCGCGTTGCCGCCGGGCTTCGGCGCAGTCGAAATCGACGGCCAGTACTACTGGGATGGCGGACTGATGTCGAACACGCCGCTCTATCAGGTCGCGCAAACGACGCCGCGCCGCGATACGCTCGCCTTCCAGGTCGATTTATGGAGTGCGGTCGGTCCGGTGCCGGACAACATCACCGACGTGCAGGGGCGGGTGAAGGACATCCAGTATTCGAGCCGCACGCGTTACGTCACAGACACGATGCAGCGGACGCAGCGCTTCAGGCACGTGTTGCGCGAATTGCTCGAGCGCGTCGCGCCCGAGCATCGCGACGACCCGTGGTGCAAGCTCGCCGACGAGCTATCGTGCTCGAAGCGCTACAACGTGATCCATCTGATCTACCGGAACAAGGAGTACGAAGGGCACTACAAGGACTATCAGTTCGGCTTGTCGACGATGCGCGAACATTGGCAAAGCGGTCTCGAAGATATTCAGGCGTCGCTTGCGCAGCCGGGTTGGCTCGATATGCCGGACAACGACTCTGGCTTTGTCACGCACGATATTCATCGCGACGCGCGCTGA